The following proteins are encoded in a genomic region of Oncorhynchus masou masou isolate Uvic2021 chromosome 32, UVic_Omas_1.1, whole genome shotgun sequence:
- the tmx2a gene encoding LOW QUALITY PROTEIN: thioredoxin-related transmembrane protein 2-A (The sequence of the model RefSeq protein was modified relative to this genomic sequence to represent the inferred CDS: inserted 2 bases in 1 codon), whose amino-acid sequence HCTGLRFGKIDAGRYGEVAQRYKVSTSSLAKQLPSLVLFQSGREVMRRPMVDNKFXWTFSEENIIRDFNPNELFEASKKIKKGRGVKGEDQNPSLPDEGSEERQPEPDTPAESKKDQ is encoded by the exons cactgtacTGGACTTAGGTTTGGGAAGATAGATGCTGGCCGGTACGGAGAGGTAGCTCAGAG GTACAAGGTTAGCACCTCCTCTCTGGCCAAGCAGCTCCCTTCATTGGTGCTTTTCCAGTCAGGGCGGGAGGTCATGAGGCGTCCAATGGTGGACAATAAGTT CTGGACTTTCAGCGAG GAAAACATCATACGTGACTTCAACCCGAACGAGCTCTTCGAGGCATCGAAGAAGATAAAGAAGGGTCGTGGTGTGAAAGGAGAGGACCAGAACCCCTCACTACCAGACGAGGGCAGCGAAGAGCGCCAACCTGAACCAGACACCCCAGCAGAGAGCAAGAAAGACCAGTAG
- the LOC135526408 gene encoding LOW QUALITY PROTEIN: palmitoyltransferase ZDHHC5-B-like (The sequence of the model RefSeq protein was modified relative to this genomic sequence to represent the inferred CDS: inserted 2 bases in 1 codon), whose product MPGFSSGGLGGEVGGPASSSPRRFHPSRYVPVSAATTFLVASTTLFFCFTCPWLSEHVSSVVPIYNAVVFLFTLANFCMATFMDPGVFPRAEEDEDKEDDFRAPLYKTVDIKGIQVRMKWCSSCRFYRPPRCSHCSVCDNCVEDFDHHCPWVNNCIGRRNYRHFFLFLLSLTIHIMGVFGFGLLYVLHHQHQLDRVHAAVTMATMCVAGLFFIPVAGLTGFHMVLVARGRTTNEQVTGKFRGGVNPFTNGCLRNISHLLCSAQAPRYVGRWRGKQTAEVQPPFLRPPLSEDQLEAKVLDNGIQNDCHSTRSKSSLEQMENQSADAEPPPPPKPELRYPGLPRADTEESSLLSDGPPTPSMYKYRPAYSSPQMNHTALTHPNKMIHGDSLDSPSILQSSCQPSYRSEPSTLDGGSIIGVGVHKGGRERGEVPGGTNGTGGGVSGGISGYSLGGRSYTSYPSSLVLSTGGSLSSSMRSAHTHHNTLGTLQSEGTTDTSYKSLANQTPRNGSLSYDSLLTPSESPEFESAAHELSPQKPYTPAAFPPAMTFSLPAPGVGDAPLQGYTSPFLSAQMAQQREGQLLQGSASFSSPHRAYLRAISLPLPTTPPHTAHPETPHLLLQDIRHPHLRASSSRPLPPVSEQPSPSSPRACXPLTPLCPPLRGPSLGQSLSYTREAGLQHKARPMGGGGIGGTQAPQSTSRPGLANHSTSKPGGGVKKVTGVGGTTYEISV is encoded by the exons atgcCGGGTTTTAGTAGTGGGGGGCTAGGGGGAGAAGTGGGTGGCCCCGCCTCTTCTTCTCCCCGTCGGTTCCACCCCAGCCGATATGTACCCGTCTCCGCGGCAACCACCTTTCTGGTCGCCTCCACCACACTCTTCTTCTGCTTCAC gtgtccGTGGTTGTCAGAGCATGTCTCCTCCGTCGTTCCCATCTACAACGCTGTGGTCTTCCTCTTCACCCTCGCCAACTTCTGCATGGCCACCTTTATGGACCCAGGGGTCTTTCCCAGAG CGGAAGAGGATGAGGATAAAGAGGATGATTTCCGCGCTCCGCTCTATAAGACAGTGGATATCAAGGGCATTCAGGTCCGGATGAAGTGGTGTTCCAGCTGCCGCTTCTACAGACCGCCCCGCTGTTCACACTGCTCTGTGTGTGACAACTGTGtggag GACTTTGACCACCACTGCCCATGGGTCAACAACTGTATTGGGCGCAGGAACTACCGTCACTttttcctgttcctgttgtcCCTGACGATCCACATCATGGGTGTGTTCGGCTTCGGCCTGCTCTACGTcctccaccaccagcaccagctgGACAGGGTTCACGCCGCTGTCAC TATGGCTACAATGTGTGTTGCTGGCCTCTTCTTCATCCCAGTAGCAGGTCTTACTGGTTTCCACATGGTACTGGTAGCTCGGGGTAGGACCACTAACGAGCAG gtcacaGGGAAGTTTAGGGGCGGCGTTAACCCTTTCACCAATGGCTGTCTGAGGAACATCTCACACTTGCTCTGTAGCGCTCAGGCTCCCAG GTATGTGGGGCGGTGGCGGGGCAAACAGACAGCGGAGGTGCAGCCTCCCTTCCTCCGCCCTCCTCTCTCAGAGGACCAGCTAGAAGCCAAAGTCCTGGACAACGGGATCCAGAACGACTGCCACAGCaccagg TCTAAGAGCAGTTTAGAGCAGATGGAGAACCAGTCAGCTGATGCAGAGCCTCCACCTCCTCCCAAACCGGAGCTCCGCTACCCTGGTCTGCCCCGCGCTGACACCGAGG AGAGCAGCTTGCTGTCTGACGGTCCGCCCACTCCATCTATGTACAAGTACCGGCCGGCCTATAGCAGCCCACAGATGAaccacacagctctgacacacccAAACAAG atgattCATGGGGACAGTCTggactctccctccatcctccagtcGAGTTGCCAGCCCAGCTATCGGTCTGAGCCCAGCACCCTTGATGGGGGGTCGATAATAGGTGTGGGGGTGCATAAGGGGGGAAGGGAAAGGGGCGAGGTCCCCGGGGGAACGAACGGGACGGGTGGTGGCGTCTCGGGGGGCATCTCCGGCTACTCCCTAGGGGGGCGGTCGTACACTTCCTACCCATCATCTCTTGTCTTGTCCACCGGTGGCTCCCTCTCCTCCAGCATGCGCTCTGCCCACACGCACCACAATACTCTGGGCACGCTCCAATCAGAGGGCACCACCGACACCAGCTACAAGAGCCTGGCCAATCAGACACCTCGGAATGGCAGCCTGTCCTACGACAGCCTGCTGACACCGTCCGAGAGCCCAGAGTTTGAATCGGCTGCTCATGAGCTGTCCCCCCAGAAGCCCTACACCCCCGCAGCGTTTCCCCCAGCGATGACCTTCTCCTTGCCGGCCCCCGGGGTCGGGGATGCGCCCCTGCAGGGGTACACCTCGCCCTTCCTCTCTGCACAGATGGCCCAGCAGAGAGAGGGCCAGCTGCTCCAGGGCTctgcctctttctcctccccccacagggCGTACCTTCGCGCCATCAGCCTGCCCCTGCCGACGACTCCCCCACACACTGCCCACCCCGAGACACCGCACCTCCTCCTCCAGGACATCAGACACCCACACCTCCGTGCCTCCTCCTCTCGCCCCCTTCCTCCCGTCTCTGAAcagccctccccatcctccccccgTGCCTG TCCCCTGACCCCCCTGTGTCCCCCGCTCCGAGGCCCCTCCCTGGGGCAGTCTCTCTCCTACACCCGAGAAGCAGGGCTCCAGCACAAGGCTCGGCCAATGGGAGGGGGCGGAATCGGAGGGACCCAGGCTCCACA ATCCACATCTCGCCCAGGCTTGGCCAATCACAGTACATCTAAACCAGGGGGCGGGGTGAAAAAGGTGACTGGCGTCGGAGGGACAACCTATGAGATATCGGTTTGA